The following proteins come from a genomic window of Paucimonas lemoignei:
- a CDS encoding Hydroxypyruvate isomerase: MRLAISNIAWDVVHDEQIAALLERHGVDAIDVAPGKYFPDPLNTSTQDIARVKSWWAERGISITGMQALLFGTQGLNMFGPQESQNSMLQHLAAVCRIGAGLGATRLVFGSPKNRDRSGLNDQQTAYQATQFFRQLGDIALEAGVTICLEPNPVCYGANFMTDSGETARVVRLASHPAIRMQLDTGALTINGEDPHTLLKARSDLIGHVHISEPQLVPLGDGSTEHANMAQAIEQYLPNHVVSIEMLTPPNEAPDVSIERALRVASWHYRKPPRSREQ, translated from the coding sequence ATGAGGCTGGCTATTTCCAACATCGCCTGGGACGTGGTCCATGACGAGCAGATTGCAGCGCTGCTGGAACGCCATGGGGTGGATGCCATTGACGTCGCCCCCGGCAAATATTTCCCCGACCCGCTCAACACCAGCACCCAGGACATCGCGCGGGTCAAAAGCTGGTGGGCCGAACGCGGCATCTCCATCACCGGCATGCAGGCGCTGCTGTTCGGCACTCAAGGGCTTAATATGTTCGGCCCGCAGGAAAGCCAGAACAGCATGCTTCAGCACTTGGCAGCGGTGTGCCGGATCGGTGCCGGGCTGGGCGCAACCCGGCTGGTGTTCGGCTCGCCAAAAAACCGCGACCGCAGTGGCCTGAATGACCAACAGACCGCGTACCAGGCCACGCAATTCTTTCGGCAACTGGGGGACATCGCGCTGGAAGCCGGGGTGACCATCTGCCTGGAACCGAACCCGGTCTGCTACGGCGCCAACTTCATGACCGACAGCGGCGAGACCGCTCGGGTGGTGCGCCTGGCGTCCCATCCGGCGATCAGGATGCAACTCGATACCGGGGCGCTGACCATCAACGGCGAAGATCCGCATACCTTGCTCAAGGCGCGCTCGGACCTGATCGGCCATGTGCACATCAGCGAGCCGCAACTGGTACCGCTGGGCGATGGCAGCACCGAGCACGCCAACATGGCGCAAGCCATCGAGCAATACCTGCCCAATCATGTGGTGTCCATCGAGATGCTGACCCCGCCCAACGAAGCACCGGACGTGTCCATCGAGCGAGCCTTGCGCGTTGCCTCCTGGCATTACCGAAAACCACCCCGGAGTCGCGAGCAATGA
- the trg_8 gene encoding histidine kinase, HAMP region: chemotaxis sensory transducer produces the protein MNTWFANISVKMKLALGFGVVLVLTALLAAVGWGSISKLIERSDRMIDISELNSLLDDLNSARLQYVVDKGDESSGEAAQAALSLFDAEQKKLQGVLKAAINLDNLKKINGLTADYQKSLNKMREDYRADAAVRKEMGVFASKGFELISVIMNDVNEMPISLERFQAWQDIMTARENLTLVRYEVRGYTGNPTPATQENATRQLEVALNGMPALNARFGAEHADTLKQLDTALTSYRAAVQRFTLINADLMSARQDAKAQGQAITKVSDELYGFQLKAREENTDRALTLQITFTLLALVLGILAATVITRQITRPLQDTLLVVERIASGDLSHNQVVNRRDELGELQQGIQRMGSTLRDLIGGIRDGVTQIASAAQQLSAVTEQTSAGVNSQKVETDQVATAMNEMSATVQEVARNAEQASVAASAADTEARAGDKVVVEAITQIERLAAEVVRSADAMTLLEQESDKIGKVMDVIKAVAEQTNLLALNAAIEAARAGEAGRGFAVVADEVRGLAQRTQQSTKEIEALVSGLQNGTRQVSSIMLSSRELTDSSVKLTRRAGTSLSSITQTVSSIQAMNQQIAAAAEQQSSVAEEISRSIISVRDISEQTASASEETAASSVELARLGNQLQTMVSRFKV, from the coding sequence ATGAACACATGGTTTGCAAACATCAGTGTCAAAATGAAACTGGCATTGGGCTTCGGGGTGGTGCTGGTGCTGACCGCCCTGCTGGCGGCGGTGGGCTGGGGCAGTATCAGCAAACTGATCGAACGCAGTGACCGAATGATCGACATCTCCGAGCTGAACTCGCTACTCGATGATCTGAACTCGGCACGCTTGCAATACGTAGTCGATAAAGGCGACGAAAGCAGCGGTGAGGCGGCGCAGGCCGCTCTTAGCCTTTTCGACGCCGAGCAAAAGAAGCTTCAGGGTGTACTCAAAGCCGCGATCAACCTGGACAACCTGAAGAAGATCAACGGCCTGACCGCCGATTATCAAAAATCCCTGAACAAGATGCGCGAGGATTACCGGGCCGATGCCGCGGTGCGCAAGGAAATGGGCGTATTTGCCAGCAAAGGCTTCGAGCTGATCAGCGTGATCATGAACGACGTGAACGAGATGCCCATTTCCCTGGAACGCTTCCAGGCCTGGCAGGACATCATGACCGCCCGGGAAAACCTGACGCTGGTGCGTTATGAAGTCCGCGGCTACACCGGCAACCCGACGCCCGCTACGCAGGAAAACGCTACTCGCCAGCTGGAAGTCGCCCTCAACGGCATGCCGGCGCTGAACGCCAGGTTCGGTGCCGAGCATGCTGATACGCTCAAGCAACTCGACACCGCGTTGACCAGCTACCGTGCGGCCGTGCAGCGCTTCACCCTGATCAATGCCGACCTGATGAGCGCGCGCCAGGACGCCAAGGCCCAGGGTCAGGCCATCACTAAAGTGAGCGATGAGCTGTATGGTTTTCAGCTCAAGGCGCGGGAAGAGAACACCGACCGTGCACTGACACTGCAAATCACCTTTACGCTGCTGGCCCTGGTGCTGGGCATCCTCGCCGCCACGGTCATCACCCGGCAGATCACCCGTCCGTTGCAGGACACCCTGCTGGTGGTCGAGCGCATTGCTTCAGGCGATCTGTCACACAACCAGGTGGTGAACCGCCGCGACGAACTGGGCGAATTGCAACAAGGCATCCAGCGCATGGGCAGCACCCTGCGCGACCTGATTGGCGGCATTCGTGATGGCGTCACGCAGATTGCCAGCGCGGCTCAGCAGTTGTCGGCAGTCACCGAGCAAACCAGCGCCGGGGTCAACAGCCAGAAAGTCGAGACGGATCAGGTAGCGACGGCCATGAATGAAATGTCAGCCACGGTTCAGGAAGTCGCGCGCAACGCCGAGCAGGCGTCCGTGGCCGCGTCAGCCGCCGACACCGAAGCCCGGGCGGGCGACAAAGTGGTTGTTGAAGCCATTACGCAAATCGAACGCCTGGCCGCCGAAGTGGTGCGCTCGGCCGACGCCATGACGCTGCTGGAGCAGGAAAGCGACAAGATCGGCAAAGTCATGGACGTGATCAAGGCCGTGGCCGAGCAGACCAATCTGCTGGCGCTCAACGCCGCCATCGAAGCGGCGCGCGCGGGTGAAGCGGGTCGTGGTTTTGCGGTGGTCGCCGACGAGGTTCGTGGTTTGGCGCAGCGCACTCAACAATCGACCAAAGAGATCGAGGCCCTGGTCAGCGGGCTACAGAACGGCACGCGTCAGGTGTCGAGCATCATGCTCAGCAGCCGCGAGCTGACCGACAGCAGCGTCAAGCTGACTCGCAGGGCTGGCACCTCGCTGAGCAGCATCACGCAGACCGTGTCCAGCATCCAGGCCATGAATCAGCAGATCGCTGCAGCCGCCGAACAACAAAGCTCGGTGGCGGAAGAGATCAGCCGCAGCATCATCAGCGTGCGTGACATCTCCGAACAGACCGCCTCGGCCAGCGAAGAAACCGCCGCCTCCAGCGTCGAACTCGCCCGCCTGGGTAACCAGCTGCAGACCATGGTGAGCCGGTTCAAGGTTTGA
- the trg_7 gene encoding histidine kinase, HAMP region: chemotaxis sensory transducer, protein MNSWFANISVNMKLALGFGLVLIFTALLALTGWNSLSKLIDRSNWMSDITELNAQLTKLRVTRLQYMVADGDDTVAQTVQVALDGFKAQQEKLLKSFKSPENIALLQQLSTVIAEYEKGLSAMRAGYKASNSVRDELGSNADKGNALIDQINADVLKLGADEERRFEQFQAVTTVREDLLRVRYETRGYTGNTSADNEKKALGQIDDAIKRLQAFNGTFTGAQADRLKQLETVLGNYRSALNSFKTTVNDLATLRKNMTVQGQTIVKLSDDMYKIQLDRRDIESDAARNMQLICTLIALILGVFAAVIITRQITRPLQDTLLVVERIASGDLTQNMVVTRRDELGELQQGIQRMGSTLRDLIGGIRDSVVQIASAAEELSAVTEQTSAGVNSQKVETDQVATAMHEMSATVQEVARNAEQASQAASTADKEARAGDKVVGEAIVQIERLAAEVVRSSDAMGQLELESDKIGKVMDVIKAVAEQTNLLALNAAIEAARAGEAGRGFAVVADEVRGLAQRTQKSTEEIEALVAGLQNGTRQVSSIMLSSRELTESSVTLTRKAGTSLESITLTVSNIQAMNQQIAAAAEEQSAVAEEISRSIINVRDVSEQTASASEETAASSVELARLGGQLQMMVSHFKV, encoded by the coding sequence ATGAACAGCTGGTTTGCCAACATCAGCGTCAACATGAAGCTAGCCCTGGGATTCGGGCTGGTTCTCATTTTTACTGCCCTCCTCGCTCTGACTGGATGGAACAGCCTGAGCAAACTCATCGACCGCAGTAACTGGATGAGTGACATCACCGAGCTGAACGCTCAGTTGACCAAGCTGCGGGTGACGCGCCTGCAATACATGGTTGCCGATGGTGATGACACCGTTGCCCAGACCGTGCAGGTCGCGCTCGACGGCTTCAAGGCCCAACAGGAAAAACTGTTGAAGAGCTTCAAAAGCCCTGAAAACATTGCCCTGCTGCAGCAGCTGAGCACGGTGATCGCCGAATATGAAAAAGGCCTGAGTGCCATGCGCGCCGGCTATAAAGCCAGCAACAGCGTGCGTGATGAACTGGGCAGCAATGCCGACAAGGGCAACGCCCTGATCGACCAGATCAACGCTGATGTGCTGAAACTGGGCGCTGATGAAGAGCGCCGCTTCGAACAGTTCCAGGCCGTCACCACCGTTCGCGAAGACCTGCTGCGAGTGCGCTACGAAACCCGTGGCTACACCGGCAACACCAGCGCCGACAACGAGAAGAAAGCCCTTGGCCAGATCGACGACGCGATCAAGCGCCTGCAAGCCTTCAACGGCACCTTCACGGGTGCTCAGGCTGACCGCCTCAAGCAGCTGGAAACCGTACTCGGCAACTATCGCAGCGCGTTGAACAGTTTCAAGACCACCGTCAATGACCTCGCCACCTTGCGCAAGAACATGACGGTGCAGGGTCAGACCATCGTCAAACTCAGCGATGACATGTACAAAATCCAGCTTGATCGCCGCGACATCGAAAGTGACGCTGCGCGCAACATGCAGCTGATCTGCACCTTGATCGCCTTGATCCTGGGCGTATTCGCCGCGGTGATCATCACCCGCCAGATCACCCGCCCACTGCAGGACACCTTGCTGGTGGTCGAGCGTATCGCTTCCGGCGACCTGACCCAGAACATGGTCGTGACCCGTCGCGACGAGCTGGGCGAACTGCAACAAGGCATTCAGCGCATGGGCAGCACCCTGCGCGATTTGATCGGCGGGATCCGCGACAGCGTGGTGCAGATCGCCAGCGCCGCCGAAGAACTCTCGGCCGTGACCGAACAGACCAGTGCCGGTGTGAACAGCCAGAAAGTCGAAACCGACCAAGTCGCCACGGCCATGCATGAAATGTCGGCCACCGTGCAGGAAGTGGCTCGCAATGCCGAGCAGGCGTCGCAAGCAGCCTCCACGGCGGACAAAGAAGCGCGTGCGGGCGACAAGGTAGTGGGCGAGGCGATCGTGCAGATCGAGCGCCTGGCTGCCGAAGTGGTGCGTTCTTCCGACGCCATGGGCCAACTGGAGCTGGAAAGCGACAAGATCGGCAAAGTCATGGACGTGATCAAGGCGGTTGCGGAGCAGACCAACCTGCTGGCGCTCAACGCGGCCATTGAAGCGGCGCGCGCCGGTGAAGCCGGTCGTGGTTTTGCGGTAGTCGCCGATGAGGTTCGTGGCCTGGCGCAACGCACGCAGAAATCCACCGAGGAAATCGAAGCGCTGGTTGCAGGCTTGCAGAACGGCACGCGGCAGGTGTCGAGCATCATGCTCAGCAGCCGTGAGCTGACCGAAAGCAGCGTGACGCTCACCCGCAAGGCAGGCACGTCGCTGGAAAGCATCACCCTGACGGTGTCCAACATTCAGGCGATGAACCAGCAGATTGCCGCTGCCGCCGAAGAGCAAAGCGCCGTGGCCGAGGAAATCAGCCGCAGCATCATCAACGTGCGTGACGTGTCCGAGCAGACCGCATCGGCCAGTGAAGAAACCGCCGCCTCCAGCGTCGAGCTGGCCCGTCTGGGTGGCCAGCTGCAAATGATGGTCAGCCACTTCAAAGTCTGA
- the arnC_1 gene encoding glycosyl transferase family protein produces the protein MDFFPGFLSVVFLVRNQADSIEHTLSEASAVITSLVRDYELIVVDNASDDDSITVLKTLTGEQGLANLQVYALTKEVDADTASWVGMENALGDFVVVIDPLTDDVSFIPQMLDRAVKGADVVFANNDKKPAQSLAYRSAFSAFHWLYNRFNGINLANEAPQFRMLGKRVINFILQHPHPAMSYRHLPATGGFTRAYLKYSATPKTTRPKRLGESVDRGVRLLVSTTRAPMRLVTALSLFGAVANLLFCGYVVIIAIFKTEVAPGWVSVSLLQSGMFFLISLVLLVLGEYILNMATLSNEGPAYHVGQEFTSARMTRREKLNVVDSVMRPDVLVTLSHKRS, from the coding sequence ATGGATTTTTTTCCTGGTTTTTTGTCGGTGGTGTTTCTGGTACGCAATCAGGCAGACAGCATCGAACACACCCTCAGCGAGGCTTCTGCGGTCATCACCTCCCTGGTCAGAGACTACGAGCTGATCGTTGTCGATAACGCGTCGGATGACGACAGCATCACGGTGTTGAAAACCCTCACCGGGGAGCAAGGGCTGGCCAATCTTCAGGTGTACGCGCTGACCAAAGAGGTCGATGCAGACACCGCTTCCTGGGTCGGGATGGAAAACGCCCTGGGCGATTTCGTGGTGGTCATTGACCCACTGACCGATGACGTGAGCTTCATTCCGCAAATGCTCGACCGGGCCGTCAAAGGCGCCGACGTGGTGTTTGCCAATAACGACAAGAAACCCGCGCAAAGCCTGGCTTATCGCAGTGCGTTCTCGGCATTCCACTGGCTGTACAACCGCTTCAATGGCATCAACCTGGCCAATGAAGCGCCACAGTTCCGGATGCTCGGCAAGCGGGTGATCAATTTCATCCTGCAACACCCTCACCCTGCGATGTCTTACCGGCACTTGCCCGCGACCGGTGGCTTTACCCGTGCGTATCTGAAATACAGCGCCACGCCGAAGACAACTCGCCCCAAACGCCTGGGTGAAAGCGTCGACCGTGGCGTGCGCCTGCTGGTGTCCACGACCCGGGCGCCCATGCGGCTGGTGACAGCGCTGTCGCTGTTTGGCGCCGTCGCCAACCTGCTGTTCTGTGGCTACGTGGTGATCATCGCGATCTTCAAGACCGAAGTCGCGCCCGGCTGGGTCAGCGTTTCGTTGCTGCAATCGGGGATGTTTTTCCTGATCTCGCTGGTACTGCTGGTGTTGGGTGAATACATCCTCAACATGGCGACGCTGTCCAACGAAGGGCCGGCGTATCACGTGGGTCAGGAGTTCACCAGCGCGCGGATGACACGTCGGGAAAAGCTCAACGTCGTGGACAGCGTCATGCGTCCCGACGTGCTGGTCACCCTTAGCCACAAGCGCTCCTGA
- a CDS encoding hydroxyglutarate oxidase: MTGSQASIDAVIIGAGFYGSAIAIYLARERGLQNIVLIERESALMQRASYNNQARVHNGYHYPRSFTTAYRSRINLPRFISDWPEVVKQDFTKLYAIARRNSKVTAKQFERFCRDIGAPIQRAEPGLRKLFEPHLIEEVFLVQEFAFDSEKLARWARQSLAECGVQIRYQTQVTGVSSNSDAALQVTTQQADGTQQQLDCRYVINCTYSGLNQFAGEFAGTRAELKQEITEMPLLKLPSVLNELGVTVMDGPFFSIMPFPARGLHTLSHVRYTPHLHWLDQPGLNPYDKLAQYHRETRVDHMLRDVARYIPAIRGAEYVESLFEVKTVLQMSENNDARPIFFERHPTLPGTYSVLGGKIDNIYDVLEKLDAEPFTRLDQQELP; this comes from the coding sequence ATGACCGGGTCGCAAGCATCGATTGATGCGGTGATCATCGGCGCCGGCTTTTACGGCTCGGCGATTGCCATTTACCTGGCCCGCGAGCGCGGCCTGCAAAACATCGTGCTGATCGAACGCGAGTCGGCGCTGATGCAGCGCGCGTCCTACAACAACCAGGCGCGGGTGCATAACGGCTACCACTATCCGCGCAGTTTCACGACGGCGTACCGCAGCCGCATCAACCTGCCACGTTTTATCAGCGACTGGCCCGAGGTCGTCAAACAGGACTTCACCAAGCTCTACGCCATCGCGCGACGCAATTCCAAGGTCACGGCCAAACAGTTCGAGCGTTTTTGCCGGGACATCGGGGCGCCAATCCAGCGCGCCGAACCCGGCCTGCGCAAGCTGTTCGAACCGCACCTGATCGAGGAGGTGTTTCTGGTCCAGGAGTTTGCCTTCGACAGCGAGAAACTCGCCCGCTGGGCCAGGCAGTCGCTGGCTGAATGCGGCGTGCAGATTCGTTATCAGACCCAGGTCACAGGCGTGTCCTCAAACAGCGACGCAGCCCTGCAAGTCACCACGCAACAGGCCGACGGCACGCAGCAACAGCTGGACTGCCGCTACGTGATCAATTGCACCTACAGCGGGTTGAATCAGTTTGCCGGGGAGTTCGCCGGCACTCGCGCCGAGCTCAAGCAGGAAATCACCGAGATGCCGCTGCTCAAGCTGCCATCGGTGCTCAACGAGCTGGGGGTCACGGTGATGGACGGGCCGTTCTTTTCCATCATGCCGTTCCCGGCGCGCGGGCTGCACACCCTTTCCCATGTGCGCTACACGCCGCATCTGCACTGGCTCGACCAGCCGGGCCTGAACCCGTACGACAAACTCGCGCAGTACCACCGCGAAACCCGCGTCGATCACATGCTGCGCGACGTGGCGCGTTACATCCCGGCGATCCGTGGCGCCGAATACGTGGAGTCGCTGTTCGAGGTCAAGACCGTCCTGCAGATGAGCGAGAACAACGACGCACGGCCGATTTTCTTCGAGCGCCACCCCACCCTGCCAGGCACTTATTCAGTGCTCGGCGGCAAGATCGACAACATCTATGACGTGCTGGAAAAGCTCGATGCCGAGCCGTTTACCCGCCTTGATCAGCAGGAGCTCCCATGA
- a CDS encoding glycosyl transferase family protein, whose protein sequence is MTDTPQAQRERWQVPAFETLFWLQRQHRWCVVIPVINEGARIKSLLTRMAALKIADLADIIIIDGGSTDGSLEPEALQALGVRGLLLKTGPGKLSAQLRCAYAFALDQGYEGVVTIDGNDKDDPHAIGAFIQALQQGVDFVQASRFVEGGKAENTPRSRDLAIRLIHAPLLSLASGFKWTDTTQGFRAYSRTLLLDPRLAIFRDVFSTYELLAYLSYRAPRLGYRCVELPTERRYPKGEVPTKISSVRGNLSIIQVLFKSCLGRYNP, encoded by the coding sequence ATGACAGACACCCCCCAAGCCCAGCGCGAGCGCTGGCAAGTTCCGGCGTTCGAGACGCTGTTCTGGCTGCAGCGCCAGCATCGCTGGTGCGTGGTGATCCCGGTGATCAACGAAGGCGCACGGATCAAGAGCCTGCTGACGCGAATGGCCGCGCTGAAGATTGCCGACCTCGCCGATATCATCATCATCGATGGCGGCAGCACCGACGGCTCGCTGGAGCCTGAGGCGCTGCAAGCCCTGGGCGTGCGCGGCCTGCTGCTCAAGACCGGGCCCGGCAAGTTGAGCGCGCAATTGCGCTGCGCCTACGCCTTCGCACTGGATCAAGGTTACGAAGGCGTGGTCACCATCGACGGCAACGACAAGGACGATCCGCACGCCATCGGCGCGTTCATTCAAGCGCTGCAACAAGGCGTCGACTTCGTCCAGGCATCACGCTTTGTCGAAGGCGGCAAAGCCGAAAACACGCCGCGCTCCAGGGATCTGGCCATTCGCTTGATCCATGCGCCGTTGCTCAGCCTGGCGTCGGGTTTCAAATGGACCGACACCACCCAAGGCTTCCGCGCCTACAGCCGCACCTTGCTGCTGGACCCGCGGCTGGCGATCTTTCGGGATGTGTTCAGCACCTACGAACTGCTCGCCTATCTGTCCTATCGCGCGCCGCGGCTGGGCTATCGCTGTGTCGAACTGCCCACCGAGCGGCGCTACCCCAAAGGCGAAGTGCCGACCAAGATCAGCAGCGTCAGAGGCAATCTGTCGATCATTCAGGTGCTGTTCAAATCCTGCCTTGGCCGTTACAACCCCTGA
- a CDS encoding Membrane transporters of cations and cationic drugs → MKWLILLIGILSNASASVLVKMAMMPPREFPSFKDPAAAFSNWPFWLGLSLYGAAFLLYAAALAKLPLNVAHPVLTAGAIAAVALSSAMIFREPFYWTTIAGIVLVMVGVALITVHVG, encoded by the coding sequence ATGAAGTGGTTGATCCTGCTGATCGGCATTCTGTCCAACGCGTCCGCCAGTGTGCTGGTGAAAATGGCGATGATGCCGCCGCGTGAATTTCCGTCCTTCAAAGACCCCGCCGCGGCGTTCAGCAACTGGCCGTTCTGGCTCGGGTTGAGCCTGTATGGCGCGGCGTTTCTGCTGTACGCCGCCGCTCTGGCCAAACTGCCGCTGAACGTCGCTCACCCGGTGCTCACCGCAGGCGCGATTGCTGCTGTGGCGCTGTCTTCGGCGATGATTTTCCGCGAGCCGTTCTACTGGACCACCATCGCCGGGATCGTGCTGGTGATGGTGGGCGTGGCGTTGATTACGGTGCATGTGGGGTGA
- the gmr_10 gene encoding diguanylate cyclase/phosphodiesterase, with translation MNKSLLGKLRSLMSVPHDNPGLIKAQYIALSRQLPMMYFILLVNTLVLAGTHYNVAPLWLVVGCPLLMTVFGTKRAVQWWVSRKVLPSPELMLAALKRTNRLAPFVALAFTAWSLALFPYGDVYNQTHVAFYMAITVIACIFCMMHLMPAALTTTAVVNTAFVVFFGTSNNITFIATAIDVLLVSIAMLSILKSQYGDFTRLVNMQARTEKLSNENQQMANLDSLTGLANRRKFFTRLDSMLAEARLNNQRLAVGLIDLDGFKPVNDLYGHSVGDKLLYQVGKRLTGLLEDGVHLARLGGDEFALIIPDAKCDAQLLAFGEKICARMREPFILVDIPIQISASLGLATFPDLAGCDTEIYEYADYALYQSKRHRPGTVCLFSAAHRQQLNRQGLTEQALRRAELDDEFYLVFQPIVDIHTQRTVAFEALARWQSPELGNVQPSEFIPIAERIGMVNRLTVPLLTKALQAAVTWPKGIRLSFNLSAHDCGSEDAAQQIARIIQDSAFDPSCVDLEITETAVIQDLAQTQRAIALFRGLGCGISLDDFGTGYSSLSQIHALSLTKLKVDRTFVTDIHLNPASFKIVKSLLALCADMQLECIVEGVETDAELNALKSLGCARAQGYLFSRPIPSKEIEPWFDGERLAVV, from the coding sequence ATGAATAAATCACTGCTGGGAAAGTTACGCTCTCTCATGTCCGTCCCGCATGACAATCCTGGCCTGATCAAAGCGCAATACATCGCGCTGTCCCGGCAACTGCCGATGATGTATTTCATCCTCCTGGTCAACACCCTGGTGCTCGCCGGTACGCATTACAACGTGGCCCCGTTGTGGCTGGTAGTCGGCTGCCCGCTGCTGATGACCGTGTTCGGCACCAAGCGTGCGGTGCAGTGGTGGGTATCGCGCAAAGTCTTGCCCAGCCCGGAGCTCATGCTTGCGGCCCTCAAGCGCACAAACCGTCTGGCTCCGTTTGTAGCCCTGGCCTTTACGGCCTGGTCGCTGGCGCTGTTCCCGTATGGCGATGTGTACAACCAGACCCACGTTGCCTTTTATATGGCGATCACGGTGATTGCCTGCATCTTCTGCATGATGCATCTGATGCCTGCCGCGCTGACCACCACTGCAGTGGTCAACACCGCGTTTGTGGTGTTCTTCGGCACTAGCAACAACATCACCTTTATTGCCACGGCGATAGACGTGTTGCTGGTGTCCATCGCCATGCTGTCGATCCTCAAAAGCCAGTACGGGGACTTCACCCGGCTGGTTAACATGCAGGCGCGCACCGAGAAGCTCAGTAACGAAAACCAGCAGATGGCCAATCTGGACAGCCTTACCGGGCTGGCCAACCGTCGCAAGTTCTTCACGCGTCTGGATTCGATGCTCGCCGAGGCCCGCTTGAACAACCAGCGGCTGGCGGTGGGCCTCATTGATCTGGATGGCTTCAAACCGGTTAACGATCTGTACGGCCACAGCGTGGGCGACAAATTGTTGTACCAGGTGGGCAAGCGCCTGACCGGATTGCTGGAAGATGGCGTGCACCTGGCCCGGCTGGGGGGCGACGAGTTTGCGCTGATCATTCCCGATGCCAAATGCGACGCTCAGTTGCTGGCCTTCGGCGAGAAGATTTGTGCGCGCATGCGCGAGCCTTTCATTCTGGTGGATATCCCGATTCAGATCAGTGCCTCACTGGGATTGGCGACTTTCCCGGACCTGGCCGGCTGCGACACGGAAATCTATGAATACGCCGACTACGCGCTCTATCAGAGCAAACGCCACCGGCCGGGCACGGTCTGCCTGTTCAGCGCCGCGCACCGCCAGCAGCTCAACCGACAGGGGCTGACCGAGCAGGCATTGCGCCGGGCTGAACTGGACGATGAGTTTTACCTGGTGTTCCAGCCAATTGTGGATATTCACACGCAACGCACCGTGGCCTTCGAAGCCCTGGCACGCTGGCAGAGCCCGGAGCTAGGCAATGTGCAGCCCAGCGAATTCATCCCCATCGCCGAGCGTATCGGTATGGTCAACCGCCTGACCGTGCCGCTGCTGACCAAGGCTCTGCAGGCAGCGGTTACCTGGCCCAAGGGCATTCGGCTGTCGTTCAATCTGTCTGCTCACGACTGCGGGTCCGAAGACGCTGCACAGCAGATTGCGCGGATTATTCAGGACAGCGCGTTCGACCCGTCCTGCGTGGACCTTGAAATCACCGAGACGGCGGTCATTCAGGACCTGGCGCAAACCCAGCGCGCCATCGCCCTGTTTCGTGGCCTGGGGTGCGGTATTTCGCTGGATGATTTCGGCACCGGCTATTCAAGCCTGAGCCAGATCCATGCGTTGTCCCTAACCAAACTCAAAGTCGACCGCACCTTCGTCACCGACATCCACCTGAACCCTGCGAGTTTCAAAATCGTCAAATCCCTGCTCGCGCTGTGCGCCGACATGCAGTTGGAGTGCATCGTCGAAGGCGTGGAGACCGACGCCGAACTCAACGCCCTCAAAAGCCTGGGCTGCGCCCGTGCCCAGGGCTACCTGTTCTCCCGGCCAATACCGTCGAAAGAAATCGAGCCGTGGTTTGACGGTGAGCGGTTGGCGGTGGTTTAG